Proteins encoded together in one Triticum dicoccoides isolate Atlit2015 ecotype Zavitan chromosome 7B, WEW_v2.0, whole genome shotgun sequence window:
- the LOC119337545 gene encoding 60S ribosomal protein L34-like — MVQRLTYRKRHSYATKSNQTRVVKTPGGRLVYQYTKKRASGPKCPVTGKKIQGIPHLRPTEYKRSRLSRNRRTVNRPYGGVLSGPAVRERIIRAFLVEEQKIVKKVLKIQKTKEKTTKS, encoded by the exons ATGGTGCAGCGGCTGACATACCGAAAGCGCCACAGCTACGCCACGAAGTCGAACCAGACTCGCGTCGTCAAGACCCCAG GTGGGAGGCTTGTGTACCAGTACACCAAGAAGCGGGCGAGTGGGCCAAAATGCCCGGTTACCGGCAAGAAGATCCAAGGA ATTCCACACCTGAGGCCTACTGAGTACAAGAGGTCCAGATTGTCAAGGAACAGGAGGACTGTGAACCGTCCTTATGGTGGTGTTCTGTCTGGTCCTGCAGTCAGGGAGAG GATCATCAGGGCGTTTTTGGTGGAGGAGCAGAAGATTGTGAAGAAGGTGCTGAAGATCCAGaagaccaaggagaagaccaccaaGAGCTAA